The following proteins are co-located in the Polystyrenella longa genome:
- a CDS encoding transglutaminase family protein produces the protein MIRVALNHKSIYKYDSPVHLGPQIVRLRPAPHCRTPICSYSLKVTPQDHYVNWMQDPFSNYLARLVFSKETTHFEVEIDLVAEMTVINPFNFFLDPTASHFPFKYEPALAKELQPFLDKEEWGPEFNAYLNSIDRSKMETNDFLVILNQGLQQKIKYLIRMEPGVQTPEETLAKQSGSCRDSAWLLVQLLRHLGLAARFVSGYLIQLKPDVKSLDGPSGSEVDFTDLHAWTEVFLPGAGWIGLDPTSGLLAGEGHIPLACTPLPSNAAPISGMVSPAEVEFSHVMEVTRVYEDPRVTKPYSDDEWTAIEKLGHQVDECLQAGDVKLTMGGEPTFVSIDDMDGDEWKTAAVGPTKRRLAGELINRLQDRFAPKGLLHYGQGKWYPGEPLPRWALTCLWRRDGEPIWHNEKLLGNPEENYGHTTEDAVRFVNRLAENLNVFSEHVSIAYEDAMYYLWKESRLAVNADVIKSNLKDKEERLRLARVFEQGLDEPVGCILPLAYQWWLPEPKWKSGKWPFRSDNLFLIPGDSPMGLRLPLDSLPAKAKDEFAPVPIVPFAWTDELPAYDQLRQSVSNARPGAAEERQIQFQALQRAGSHTEQGGDSGEGDSDGSFEDEFAPNEKLAANWLQYERDVDAGIIRTALCFEPRNGNLHIFMPPVDRLEDYLDLLVKIEQTAEDLEMPVVIEGYLPPPDYRVKLIKATPDPGVIEVNVQPASNWKELVDITSGLYEDARVTRLGTEKFDLDGTHTGTGGGNHIVMGAETPEDSPFLRRPDLLRSLVTYWQNHPSLSYLFSGRFVGPTSQAPRADEGRRDSMYELQIAFEQIPKGGYCPPWLTDRLFRHLLVDLTGNTHRAEFCIDKLYSPDSSTGRLGLVEFRAFEMPPHWQMSLTQQLLLRALVARFWEKPYESELVDWNTQIHDRWLLPHFIRQDFNDVIEETANFGISLDADWFGPHFEFRFPLVGELTQQDIHLELRTAIEPWYVLGEEGSQGGTARYVDSSVERMQVKIRGMVPGRHVLLCNGRQVPLHPTGTEGEGVAGVRYRAWQPPSCLHPTIPVDEPLIFDFYDTWMERSLGGCTYYVGHPGGNNSSSFPVNAYEAESRRAGRFFKMGHQGGKRPMVPEEPNSHYPMTLDLRRNRNKNQNRT, from the coding sequence ATGATCCGTGTCGCCCTGAATCATAAGTCTATTTACAAATACGACAGCCCGGTGCATCTGGGGCCACAGATTGTTCGTTTGCGTCCCGCCCCCCACTGCCGCACGCCCATTTGCAGCTATTCACTGAAAGTGACTCCGCAGGATCATTACGTCAACTGGATGCAGGATCCGTTCAGCAACTATCTGGCTCGATTGGTATTCTCCAAAGAGACGACTCACTTCGAAGTGGAAATTGATCTCGTGGCCGAGATGACGGTCATTAATCCGTTTAACTTCTTCCTCGACCCCACCGCATCCCATTTCCCATTTAAATACGAACCGGCCTTAGCCAAAGAGCTTCAGCCTTTTCTCGACAAGGAAGAATGGGGCCCCGAATTCAATGCTTACCTCAACAGCATTGACCGGTCGAAAATGGAAACGAACGACTTCCTCGTCATCCTGAACCAGGGCTTGCAGCAGAAAATCAAATACCTGATCCGAATGGAACCGGGCGTGCAGACTCCGGAAGAGACCCTTGCCAAACAGAGCGGTTCCTGCCGCGACAGTGCCTGGCTACTCGTCCAGTTGCTGCGTCACCTTGGTCTGGCGGCCCGATTTGTATCTGGTTATCTGATCCAATTAAAACCCGATGTGAAATCACTCGACGGGCCTTCCGGGTCCGAAGTCGACTTTACGGACCTGCATGCCTGGACCGAAGTATTTCTACCGGGAGCGGGCTGGATTGGTCTCGATCCGACGTCAGGTTTGCTTGCTGGCGAAGGGCATATTCCACTCGCCTGTACGCCACTTCCGTCGAACGCCGCCCCGATCTCGGGGATGGTCAGTCCAGCAGAAGTCGAATTCAGCCATGTAATGGAAGTCACACGAGTCTACGAAGACCCTCGTGTTACTAAACCGTACTCCGATGATGAGTGGACCGCGATTGAGAAGCTGGGTCATCAGGTCGATGAATGCTTACAGGCCGGTGACGTAAAGTTGACGATGGGGGGCGAACCTACGTTCGTTTCTATCGACGACATGGATGGCGACGAATGGAAAACAGCCGCAGTCGGTCCGACCAAACGTCGACTGGCGGGTGAACTGATTAATCGCCTGCAGGATCGATTTGCTCCCAAAGGCCTGCTCCATTATGGACAAGGAAAATGGTACCCGGGGGAACCCCTTCCTCGCTGGGCACTGACCTGTTTGTGGCGCCGCGATGGCGAACCGATCTGGCACAACGAAAAACTGTTGGGTAACCCCGAAGAAAACTACGGACACACGACAGAGGATGCCGTGCGATTCGTCAATCGGCTGGCAGAAAATCTGAACGTCTTTTCCGAACACGTTTCCATCGCGTATGAAGACGCGATGTACTACCTCTGGAAGGAAAGTCGTCTCGCGGTCAACGCCGACGTCATTAAGTCCAATCTGAAAGACAAAGAAGAACGCCTCCGGCTCGCTCGCGTATTTGAGCAGGGACTAGATGAACCCGTCGGATGTATTCTGCCACTTGCTTATCAATGGTGGCTGCCCGAACCCAAATGGAAAAGTGGTAAATGGCCATTCCGGTCCGATAACCTGTTCCTGATTCCAGGCGACTCGCCGATGGGATTGCGGTTGCCACTCGATTCATTGCCGGCCAAGGCAAAGGACGAGTTCGCCCCAGTCCCCATCGTACCGTTCGCATGGACCGATGAATTACCCGCTTACGATCAACTGCGCCAGTCGGTCAGCAACGCGCGACCCGGTGCGGCGGAAGAACGTCAAATCCAGTTCCAGGCCTTGCAACGTGCTGGCAGCCATACCGAACAAGGTGGCGATTCTGGCGAAGGAGATTCTGATGGATCCTTCGAGGACGAATTTGCTCCCAACGAAAAGTTGGCCGCGAACTGGTTACAATATGAACGAGATGTCGATGCCGGAATCATCCGGACCGCTCTCTGCTTCGAGCCTCGTAACGGCAACCTGCATATCTTCATGCCACCAGTTGATCGCCTGGAGGATTACCTCGATCTGCTCGTGAAGATTGAACAGACAGCTGAAGATTTGGAAATGCCCGTGGTCATTGAAGGGTATCTCCCTCCACCCGATTACCGGGTCAAACTGATCAAAGCAACTCCGGATCCGGGCGTGATTGAAGTCAACGTACAACCGGCGAGCAACTGGAAAGAACTGGTCGACATTACGTCCGGCCTCTATGAAGATGCCCGCGTGACGCGACTTGGCACAGAGAAGTTCGATCTCGACGGAACTCATACAGGAACGGGGGGTGGCAATCACATCGTGATGGGCGCCGAAACTCCTGAAGACAGTCCCTTTCTGCGGCGCCCTGATCTGCTGCGAAGTCTAGTGACCTACTGGCAAAACCATCCCTCGTTATCGTATCTCTTTTCGGGTCGATTTGTTGGTCCGACCTCACAAGCTCCTCGCGCCGATGAAGGTCGTCGCGACAGCATGTACGAATTGCAGATCGCCTTTGAACAGATTCCCAAGGGAGGGTACTGCCCGCCGTGGTTGACTGACCGCTTGTTTCGACATTTGCTGGTCGACTTGACGGGGAATACACACCGGGCCGAGTTCTGTATTGATAAACTGTATTCACCCGATAGCAGTACGGGGCGTTTGGGTCTCGTCGAGTTTCGTGCGTTTGAAATGCCACCCCACTGGCAGATGAGCCTGACCCAGCAATTGCTGCTGCGTGCTCTCGTCGCCCGGTTCTGGGAGAAACCGTACGAAAGCGAACTGGTCGACTGGAATACACAAATTCATGACCGCTGGTTGTTGCCACATTTCATCCGTCAGGATTTCAATGACGTCATTGAAGAGACAGCCAACTTTGGGATTTCTCTGGATGCGGATTGGTTTGGACCTCACTTCGAATTCCGGTTCCCGCTGGTGGGCGAACTTACTCAGCAGGATATCCATCTCGAACTGCGGACGGCTATCGAACCCTGGTATGTCCTGGGCGAAGAAGGCTCGCAGGGAGGAACAGCCCGCTACGTCGATTCATCAGTCGAACGAATGCAAGTGAAGATTCGCGGCATGGTGCCCGGACGGCATGTACTTTTATGTAACGGTCGACAGGTTCCACTGCACCCGACGGGTACAGAAGGGGAAGGGGTCGCCGGTGTGCGGTATCGCGCCTGGCAGCCACCAAGTTGTCTGCACCCCACGATTCCGGTCGACGAACCCCTCATCTTTGATTTTTACGATACCTGGATGGAACGCTCATTGGGCGGATGCACCTATTATGTGGGTCACCCGGGAGGTAATAACTCGAGCTCCTTCCCGGTCAACGCCTATGAGGCGGAAAGCCGCAGGGCGGGACGATTCTTCAAAATGGGTCATCAAGGTGGGAAGCGGCCCATGGTCCCCGAAGAACCAAACTCTCACTATCCCATGACGCTTGATCTCCGCCGCAATCGGAACAAGAATCAGAACCGGACGTAG
- a CDS encoding transglutaminase family protein, whose amino-acid sequence MKYRITHSTRYQYSQAVPVCHNLVHLCPRELPSQSRDSFALLIHPEPTRVTTRQDYFGNDVSLFSIDHPHSGMTVTSLSEMTVTARPVIDPKKTAPWEKVAAETKSAATDEALDAYQFVFDSIGVKRVPELLEYVQASFSAGRPILAGVLELTERINKEFRYDPRATTVHTEVREVFENRHGVCQDFAHLQIGCLRTLGIAARYVSGYLRTLPPPGKPRLVGADASHAWLSVYCGEAGWIDVDPTNNLLVSSDHVSVAWGRDYFDVCPIQGTIVGGGQHSMTISVDVAPIADEPVLT is encoded by the coding sequence GTGAAATACCGCATCACTCATAGTACCCGATACCAATATTCGCAGGCGGTGCCGGTCTGTCATAACCTGGTACATCTCTGCCCTCGAGAGTTACCGAGTCAGAGTCGGGATTCTTTTGCGCTGTTAATTCATCCCGAACCAACACGGGTGACGACGCGCCAGGATTATTTTGGGAATGATGTCTCTCTTTTTTCCATCGATCATCCCCATTCTGGAATGACGGTGACCTCGCTCAGCGAAATGACTGTCACCGCCCGTCCGGTCATCGATCCGAAGAAAACGGCCCCTTGGGAAAAAGTGGCCGCTGAAACGAAATCGGCAGCGACAGACGAAGCACTGGATGCGTACCAGTTCGTCTTTGATTCGATCGGAGTGAAACGGGTTCCGGAACTGCTTGAGTATGTACAGGCTTCCTTTTCCGCAGGACGTCCCATCCTGGCGGGAGTGCTGGAGCTGACGGAACGAATTAACAAAGAGTTCCGCTACGATCCCCGAGCGACAACGGTGCATACCGAGGTCCGTGAGGTTTTTGAAAACCGCCACGGTGTCTGTCAGGACTTCGCCCATCTGCAGATCGGTTGCCTGCGAACGCTCGGAATCGCCGCCCGATACGTCAGTGGCTACTTGCGAACCCTTCCCCCTCCCGGCAAACCTCGGTTAGTCGGAGCCGATGCTTCCCATGCCTGGCTGTCCGTATATTGTGGCGAAGCAGGCTGGATCGATGTTGATCCGACGAACAACTTGCTGGTTTCCAGTGACCATGTTTCGGTCGCCTGGGGTCGCGATTACTTCGACGTCTGCCCGATTCAAGGGACAATTGTCGGCGGCGGACAACACAGCATGACGATTTCCGTCGATGTCGCTCCCATCGCGGACGAGCCTGTTCTTACTTGA
- the floA gene encoding flotillin-like protein FloA (flotillin-like protein involved in membrane lipid rafts) has protein sequence MEDILLYGGIAMAALIVLILVFLFARFFKLWLQAQFSRAGVGIFEIILMSLQKVDPHAIVDSRIMISQSAIQNIPTKLLVAHYLAGGNVDRVVRALIAAQRARIELDWDTAAAIDLAGRDIVEAVHTSVDPKVIDCPNPRFGRNTLDGVAKNGIQLKARARVTVRTNLSQLVGGATEDTVIARVGEGIVSAIGSSKTHNDVLANPTVIAKAVLAKGLDSQTAYEIVSIDIADIDVGDNVDARLQADQAEAQKRIARAKAEERRAMAVADEQAMKALTQENRAKVVLAEAEIPLAMAEAYREGSLHAMRQEDTKDNSEKI, from the coding sequence ATGGAAGACATTTTGCTGTACGGCGGAATCGCGATGGCGGCCCTCATCGTGTTGATTCTCGTTTTCCTGTTTGCTCGTTTTTTCAAGCTGTGGCTACAAGCCCAGTTCTCCCGAGCGGGTGTCGGAATCTTTGAGATCATTCTGATGTCGCTACAGAAAGTGGATCCCCATGCGATTGTCGATTCCCGGATTATGATCAGCCAGTCGGCGATTCAGAATATTCCGACGAAGCTACTGGTCGCCCACTATCTGGCAGGCGGAAATGTTGACCGTGTAGTGCGGGCGTTGATTGCCGCGCAGCGAGCCCGGATTGAACTCGACTGGGATACGGCCGCTGCAATCGATCTGGCCGGTCGTGATATCGTCGAAGCGGTTCACACCTCGGTCGATCCGAAAGTCATTGATTGTCCCAATCCCCGGTTCGGTCGCAACACGCTGGACGGCGTTGCTAAAAATGGAATTCAACTGAAAGCCCGTGCCCGCGTGACGGTGCGTACCAATCTGAGTCAACTTGTGGGCGGAGCTACGGAAGACACCGTCATCGCCCGCGTGGGTGAAGGAATCGTCTCGGCGATTGGATCCTCCAAGACTCACAACGATGTGCTTGCCAACCCGACCGTGATTGCGAAAGCAGTGCTGGCCAAGGGGCTCGACTCGCAGACTGCTTACGAAATTGTTTCCATCGATATCGCTGATATCGATGTGGGAGACAACGTTGACGCACGATTGCAGGCGGACCAGGCCGAAGCTCAGAAGCGAATTGCCCGGGCCAAGGCGGAAGAACGCCGTGCCATGGCGGTTGCCGATGAACAGGCCATGAAAGCGCTCACCCAGGAAAACCGGGCGAAGGTCGTGCTGGCCGAAGCCGAGATTCCCCTCGCAATGGCGGAAGCATACCGGGAAGGTTCTCTGCACGCGATGCGACAGGAAGACACGAAAGACAACAGCGAGAAAATTTGA
- a CDS encoding Gfo/Idh/MocA family protein, which produces MMLRLGIVDFDSSHSIEFTRRLNQVGVSRDQWVEGARIVAGWPGDSRMAPERIAHFRPQIEACGVTVVESPEALLQEQLDGILILSLSGQRHGERALPFLEAGIPTYVDKPFTCAVDDAQQMLALAEKTNTLLFSSSGLRFTEDVTHFQSQQNRYGALLGCLCFGPAKRAEGNPGLFHYGIHTTELLFTLMGPGCIEVRTHFQPDCELVTAQWQDDRLATLRGNRSGSTAYGFVAFCEEGVIPVSVSTRTAYRNLCEQIVLAFETNTAPVPPSTTLEIVRFISASLESEQHHGKPIALAA; this is translated from the coding sequence ATGATGTTACGACTGGGAATAGTCGATTTTGATTCCTCACATTCGATCGAATTCACTCGCCGCCTGAACCAGGTTGGAGTTTCGCGCGATCAATGGGTGGAAGGTGCGCGCATCGTCGCGGGCTGGCCGGGAGATTCCCGCATGGCGCCCGAACGCATTGCCCACTTCCGTCCTCAGATCGAAGCGTGCGGCGTGACTGTGGTCGAATCGCCCGAAGCATTGCTACAGGAACAACTCGACGGCATTCTCATCCTCTCGCTGTCTGGTCAACGCCATGGGGAACGGGCACTCCCCTTTCTTGAAGCGGGAATACCCACGTACGTCGACAAACCGTTCACCTGTGCCGTCGATGACGCCCAACAGATGCTCGCCCTTGCTGAGAAAACAAACACGCTTTTGTTCAGCTCGTCCGGTTTACGATTCACAGAGGACGTAACCCATTTCCAGTCACAGCAGAACCGCTACGGAGCCTTGCTCGGTTGTCTGTGCTTTGGTCCAGCCAAACGAGCCGAGGGCAACCCGGGGCTGTTCCACTATGGCATTCACACCACCGAGCTACTGTTCACATTGATGGGCCCGGGCTGTATTGAAGTTCGCACCCATTTCCAACCCGATTGTGAACTGGTCACCGCCCAATGGCAGGACGACCGTCTGGCGACGTTGCGGGGAAACCGCAGCGGTAGCACAGCGTATGGATTTGTCGCTTTTTGTGAAGAAGGCGTGATTCCCGTTTCCGTTTCGACTCGCACTGCTTATCGCAATCTGTGTGAGCAGATCGTCCTCGCTTTTGAAACAAACACGGCTCCTGTTCCTCCTTCGACCACATTGGAGATTGTCCGATTCATTTCGGCCAGTCTCGAAAGTGAACAACACCACGGGAAACCGATCGCGCTCGCCGCGTAA
- a CDS encoding circularly permuted type 2 ATP-grasp protein has protein sequence MSTTSPASANNVLRDYAPPEQVFDEYMLSSRQPRPHAQKFLQAINSIGREEFDLRWQQVQRSVQENDFAYSGYIGGEDRPRPWELDALPLLITAKEWSSVSAALEQRARLLNMVLQDLYGEQRLLKDGVLPPELFYSHSGFKRALHRHQPADSCFLHFYAADLARSSDGQWWVLSDRTEAPSGVGFALENRILVSRMLPEAFQQCRVERLAPFFIAARKMLRNLAPHHTEDPRVVLLSNGPASNNYFEDAYLARYLGYTLVEGGDLTVRNNQVMLKTLAGLLPVDVILRRQNSNDCDPLELDPHSGIGIAGLTEAVRDGNVAVANSLGSGLVESVAIMAFLPRLSRALLGEELLIPGIASWWCGQPQELEYVLDNLESLIIQPAFRSRGKDGPTRNALAKMSRKKLKETLKGNPHRYVAQEQVCRSSLPVWEEPCKPAYLAIRGFAVAEKDSYHVMPGALARTSTALDPLQLSIRKGEGSKDTWILSDSPVEHVSLLEQQGRSTPLRRTGAELPSRAADNLFWLGRQLERADAYARVLRCAVDRISGESRSASDLEIPVLIRCLADQGQIEPDYAIDKLREQLPSLAVELPKYVFDKSQPSSLRSVVDELFRLGSIVRDRVSLDTWRTIRRIDKRFRPARFRATNLSDLSASTDELITELAAFTGIVMESMTRTQAFRFLELGRRLERSVQIVSLVKNFFIPLPEVQVPVFETSLEVADSIMTYRSRYRSNLQLPAVLDLLLTDETNPRSLLFQFAELAEQVDQLPRKQTLPGYTLEQRLAMELLHSVQLMDIEHVAEVHALGNHQPLEQSIHFWEESLPRLSEAISHRYLIHATHSHQLSDISPQ, from the coding sequence GTGTCGACTACTTCACCAGCTTCGGCTAACAATGTGCTGCGAGATTATGCTCCACCCGAGCAGGTCTTCGACGAGTATATGCTTTCCTCTCGTCAACCACGGCCGCACGCCCAGAAGTTTCTACAAGCGATAAACAGTATCGGCCGTGAAGAATTCGATCTTCGATGGCAGCAGGTCCAGCGTTCTGTACAGGAAAACGATTTCGCGTATAGCGGATACATTGGTGGTGAAGATCGTCCTCGTCCCTGGGAACTCGACGCACTCCCCCTGCTAATCACAGCTAAAGAGTGGAGTTCCGTTTCTGCTGCACTGGAACAACGGGCTCGGTTACTCAACATGGTCCTGCAGGACCTCTATGGTGAGCAACGATTACTTAAAGATGGTGTCCTGCCGCCCGAACTGTTTTACTCGCATTCCGGTTTCAAACGGGCTCTGCATCGGCACCAACCTGCCGATAGCTGCTTCCTCCATTTCTACGCCGCCGACCTGGCACGGTCCTCCGATGGTCAATGGTGGGTGCTGTCGGATCGTACCGAGGCCCCTTCGGGCGTCGGCTTTGCCCTGGAAAATCGCATCCTTGTCTCTCGCATGCTGCCCGAAGCGTTTCAACAATGCCGAGTTGAACGGTTAGCACCTTTTTTCATTGCTGCAAGGAAGATGTTGCGAAACCTCGCCCCGCATCATACGGAGGACCCTCGCGTTGTACTACTAAGCAACGGACCGGCGAGCAACAACTATTTTGAAGATGCCTACCTCGCCCGTTATCTCGGATACACACTGGTGGAAGGGGGCGATCTGACGGTTCGAAATAATCAGGTCATGCTCAAGACTTTAGCGGGACTGTTGCCGGTCGATGTTATTTTACGTCGGCAGAACAGTAACGATTGCGACCCGCTCGAACTCGATCCTCATTCGGGTATCGGAATCGCTGGTCTCACTGAAGCAGTACGAGATGGAAACGTGGCCGTCGCGAATTCACTGGGAAGCGGATTGGTGGAATCGGTCGCCATTATGGCCTTCCTTCCACGATTGAGCCGTGCACTACTTGGCGAAGAATTATTGATTCCGGGTATCGCTTCCTGGTGGTGCGGGCAACCGCAGGAACTGGAATACGTACTGGACAATCTGGAATCGTTGATTATCCAACCCGCCTTTCGCAGCCGCGGAAAAGATGGCCCGACGCGCAATGCGCTGGCGAAGATGTCGCGTAAAAAGCTCAAAGAAACACTGAAAGGCAATCCACACAGATATGTTGCTCAGGAGCAGGTTTGTCGTTCCAGCCTGCCCGTCTGGGAAGAACCCTGCAAACCAGCGTACCTTGCCATTCGTGGTTTTGCCGTGGCCGAAAAAGACTCTTACCATGTGATGCCAGGGGCACTGGCAAGAACGTCTACTGCACTCGATCCATTGCAACTCTCCATTCGCAAAGGCGAGGGAAGCAAAGATACGTGGATTCTTTCCGACTCACCCGTAGAGCATGTGAGCCTGCTCGAACAACAGGGCCGCTCAACACCTCTGCGGCGAACGGGGGCCGAGTTGCCTTCGCGTGCGGCGGACAATCTGTTCTGGTTGGGACGTCAGTTGGAACGAGCCGATGCTTATGCCCGCGTGTTGAGGTGTGCCGTTGATAGGATCAGTGGTGAATCTCGATCAGCCAGCGATTTGGAAATACCCGTCTTAATTCGTTGCCTTGCTGATCAAGGACAGATTGAACCTGATTACGCAATCGATAAATTACGTGAGCAGTTGCCTTCGCTGGCAGTGGAACTCCCCAAATACGTGTTTGACAAATCTCAACCTTCCAGCCTGCGGTCGGTCGTGGATGAACTTTTCCGTTTGGGATCAATCGTACGCGACCGGGTCTCGCTAGATACCTGGCGTACGATCCGTCGGATCGATAAACGCTTCCGCCCTGCCCGGTTTCGAGCGACGAATCTTTCGGATCTATCGGCATCAACAGACGAATTGATTACTGAGCTCGCCGCCTTCACCGGGATCGTCATGGAAAGCATGACCCGGACACAGGCCTTCCGATTCCTGGAACTGGGGCGTCGACTCGAGCGATCGGTACAGATCGTGAGTCTCGTCAAGAACTTCTTCATTCCGCTACCCGAAGTACAGGTCCCCGTCTTTGAAACCTCGCTGGAAGTGGCCGACAGCATTATGACGTATCGATCCCGGTACCGCTCCAACCTGCAATTGCCAGCCGTGCTCGACTTATTGCTAACCGACGAGACCAATCCACGGTCGCTCCTGTTTCAGTTTGCAGAGCTTGCTGAACAGGTCGATCAGTTGCCTCGTAAACAGACATTGCCCGGTTACACTTTGGAACAACGGCTCGCAATGGAATTGCTTCATTCGGTCCAGTTAATGGACATTGAACATGTCGCTGAAGTCCATGCTTTGGGAAATCATCAACCACTGGAACAGAGCATTCATTTCTGGGAAGAAAGCCTTCCCCGGTTGTCGGAAGCGATTTCCCACCGCTACCTGATTCATGCGACTCACTCCCATCAGTTGTCCGACATCAGCCCGCAATAA
- a CDS encoding metal-dependent transcriptional regulator, with protein sequence MPSQQRHRKLSHAVENYLKAILQIGNRSGNEWVSTGALAEELSLSPGTVTSMLKTLDESKTEILVEYKPYEGVRLTDEGNRTALIMLRRHRLIELFLTQTLGLSWDKIHEEAENMEHAVSDELIDRIDEYLGHPDSDPHGDPIPSPEGKLRGENLEMVSLGSLPLGSRFRLTRVTNQSPEFLRYLTKSGIELGVEGEILETNPDAGILSLKHEQQTVVLGFVNAESLLVQRLD encoded by the coding sequence ATGCCATCCCAACAGAGGCACCGCAAATTAAGCCATGCGGTGGAAAACTATTTAAAAGCCATTTTGCAGATCGGAAATCGCTCCGGTAATGAATGGGTTTCTACCGGCGCTCTTGCCGAGGAACTCAGTCTTTCGCCTGGTACAGTGACCAGTATGCTGAAAACGCTGGATGAGTCGAAGACGGAAATTCTCGTCGAATACAAACCTTACGAAGGCGTACGGTTGACCGACGAGGGGAATCGAACCGCCTTGATCATGCTACGCCGTCACCGGTTGATTGAACTCTTTCTGACACAGACGCTTGGACTGAGCTGGGATAAAATCCACGAAGAAGCAGAGAATATGGAGCATGCCGTTTCAGACGAGTTGATCGATCGCATCGACGAGTACCTCGGCCATCCCGATTCTGACCCGCACGGGGATCCCATTCCCAGTCCGGAGGGGAAATTACGGGGCGAGAATTTGGAAATGGTCAGTTTGGGTTCCTTACCACTGGGATCCCGGTTCCGTCTCACCCGGGTGACGAACCAATCGCCCGAGTTTCTTCGCTATCTCACCAAAAGTGGAATCGAACTGGGTGTCGAAGGAGAGATTCTGGAAACGAACCCGGATGCGGGAATTCTCTCGCTGAAACATGAGCAACAGACGGTGGTTCTAGGCTTCGTTAATGCCGAAAGCCTACTTGTCCAGCGTTTGGATTGA